The Schistocerca gregaria isolate iqSchGreg1 chromosome 1, iqSchGreg1.2, whole genome shotgun sequence genome includes a window with the following:
- the LOC126270012 gene encoding F-box/LRR-repeat protein 2-like isoform X1, whose product MLSAGRMSNMEEIATQKILFMERELNGQYIVSLCIMSCRKTLDDLPLEVITEILVCLPDSDLITCVLHINPLWKQAAQCQRVWSHRKYQVSDEAKEAEIVEVAQIIPQLTTLQFTDIPDGFEATYSDETLHISCSLTARKETINCLLTKCLNITKLYLPSFLLQREDFADMVGSMQNLKSLFPESTIGYIDSSLVLKPLADGAPQLEEIDFSNQYYDIKDITYFMDKKGPQLHSLTINWCTNDEISALPLLKNCQHSLRKLEICVNGQGTFETAAILSTLKDLSALTDLHFQGVANIDGVEITCALLTSSFTQLRSFSITCAFYIQDDVLLALCTCCPLLQEIKLRDSRYITARGLELIENCTDLLILDLSGCVRIQELGTLEKCTKLNALFLTDCWRLQPSALMGILQLSELRTLRIDSCCTLGFPFSNLKTYLPHLEFLGINACYGSTLEELEELQNSAPELFISLGED is encoded by the coding sequence ATCATTGTGCATTATGAGTTGCAGAAAAACTTTGGATGATCTTCCCTTGGAAGTTATTACAGAAATTCTTGTGTGCTTACCAGATTCAGACCTTATCACATGTGTTTTGCATATTAACCCGTTATGGAAACAAGCAGCACAGTGTCAGAGAGTGTGGTCTCATAGAAAATACCAAGTATCTGATGAAGCAAAAGAAGCAGAAATTGTTGAAGTGGCTCAGATAATACCTCAGTTAACAACTCTGCAGTTTACTGACATACCTGATGGTTTTGAGGCAACTTATAGTGATGAAACATTACATATATCTTGCAGTTTAACTGCAAGGAAAGAAACGATAAACTGTCTTCTTACAAAGTGCCTCAATATTACTAAGTTATACCTCCCAAGCTTTTTGCTACAAAGAGAAGATTTTGCTGATATGGTAGGTAGCATGCAAAACCTAAAGTCCTTGTTTCCCGAGAGCACAATAGGTTACATTGATTCATCCCTTGTTTTGAAGCCCCTTGCTGATGGTGCACCACAGCTGGAAGAAATTGATTTCTCTAATCAATATTATGATATTAAGGACATAACATACTTCATGGACAAAAAGGGGCCACAGTTACACAGCCTTACTATTAATTGGTGTACAAATGATGAGATTAGTGCATTACCATTACTAAAAAACTGCCAACATTctttaagaaaacttgaaatatgtgTCAATGGACAAGGTACATTTGAAACTGCTGCAATACTTAGCACCTTGAAGGACCTTTCTGCTCTTACAGACCTCCACTTTCAAGGAGTTGCTAATATTGATGGAGTAGAAATAACATGTGCTCTTCTGACATCATCATTTACACAACTGAGAAGCTTTAGTATTACATGTGCATTTTACATACAAGATGATGTCTTATTAGCATTGTGTACCTGTTGTCCTTTGCTTCAGGAAATAAAGCTGAGAGACTCACGATATATTACTGCTAGAGGCTTAGAACTAATAGAAAATTGCACAGATTTGTTAATACTCGATCTATCTGGATGTGTGCGTATCCAGGAGTTGGGTACTTTAGAAAAGTGCACAAAGTTAAATGCACTTTTCTTAACTGACTGCTGGAGATTACAGCCATCAGCCTTGATGGGTATCTTGCAACTCAGTGAACTAAGAACACTCCGGATTGATTCATGTTGTACATTAGGGTTTCCATTTAGCAACCTGAAGACTTATTTACCTCATCTTGAATTTCTTGGAATAAATGCATGTTATGGATCCACCTTGGAAGAGCTTGAAGAACTTCAAAATTCAGCACCTGAACTTTTT
- the LOC126270012 gene encoding F-box/LRR-repeat protein 2-like isoform X2, translating into MSCRKTLDDLPLEVITEILVCLPDSDLITCVLHINPLWKQAAQCQRVWSHRKYQVSDEAKEAEIVEVAQIIPQLTTLQFTDIPDGFEATYSDETLHISCSLTARKETINCLLTKCLNITKLYLPSFLLQREDFADMVGSMQNLKSLFPESTIGYIDSSLVLKPLADGAPQLEEIDFSNQYYDIKDITYFMDKKGPQLHSLTINWCTNDEISALPLLKNCQHSLRKLEICVNGQGTFETAAILSTLKDLSALTDLHFQGVANIDGVEITCALLTSSFTQLRSFSITCAFYIQDDVLLALCTCCPLLQEIKLRDSRYITARGLELIENCTDLLILDLSGCVRIQELGTLEKCTKLNALFLTDCWRLQPSALMGILQLSELRTLRIDSCCTLGFPFSNLKTYLPHLEFLGINACYGSTLEELEELQNSAPELFISLGED; encoded by the coding sequence ATGAGTTGCAGAAAAACTTTGGATGATCTTCCCTTGGAAGTTATTACAGAAATTCTTGTGTGCTTACCAGATTCAGACCTTATCACATGTGTTTTGCATATTAACCCGTTATGGAAACAAGCAGCACAGTGTCAGAGAGTGTGGTCTCATAGAAAATACCAAGTATCTGATGAAGCAAAAGAAGCAGAAATTGTTGAAGTGGCTCAGATAATACCTCAGTTAACAACTCTGCAGTTTACTGACATACCTGATGGTTTTGAGGCAACTTATAGTGATGAAACATTACATATATCTTGCAGTTTAACTGCAAGGAAAGAAACGATAAACTGTCTTCTTACAAAGTGCCTCAATATTACTAAGTTATACCTCCCAAGCTTTTTGCTACAAAGAGAAGATTTTGCTGATATGGTAGGTAGCATGCAAAACCTAAAGTCCTTGTTTCCCGAGAGCACAATAGGTTACATTGATTCATCCCTTGTTTTGAAGCCCCTTGCTGATGGTGCACCACAGCTGGAAGAAATTGATTTCTCTAATCAATATTATGATATTAAGGACATAACATACTTCATGGACAAAAAGGGGCCACAGTTACACAGCCTTACTATTAATTGGTGTACAAATGATGAGATTAGTGCATTACCATTACTAAAAAACTGCCAACATTctttaagaaaacttgaaatatgtgTCAATGGACAAGGTACATTTGAAACTGCTGCAATACTTAGCACCTTGAAGGACCTTTCTGCTCTTACAGACCTCCACTTTCAAGGAGTTGCTAATATTGATGGAGTAGAAATAACATGTGCTCTTCTGACATCATCATTTACACAACTGAGAAGCTTTAGTATTACATGTGCATTTTACATACAAGATGATGTCTTATTAGCATTGTGTACCTGTTGTCCTTTGCTTCAGGAAATAAAGCTGAGAGACTCACGATATATTACTGCTAGAGGCTTAGAACTAATAGAAAATTGCACAGATTTGTTAATACTCGATCTATCTGGATGTGTGCGTATCCAGGAGTTGGGTACTTTAGAAAAGTGCACAAAGTTAAATGCACTTTTCTTAACTGACTGCTGGAGATTACAGCCATCAGCCTTGATGGGTATCTTGCAACTCAGTGAACTAAGAACACTCCGGATTGATTCATGTTGTACATTAGGGTTTCCATTTAGCAACCTGAAGACTTATTTACCTCATCTTGAATTTCTTGGAATAAATGCATGTTATGGATCCACCTTGGAAGAGCTTGAAGAACTTCAAAATTCAGCACCTGAACTTTTT